ATGGTAGCTCTATCTCATCACTTACAATCACAGGAACACAATTGCTGACAATAGCATCAAAGAGACGGTTCGAAGACGGTGTATCACCGGCAATGTTGAGGCAGAATTTGGATGACGCCATCCCATGCCCAGCCTGGTTGACTCCATTCCCTTGAATTGTGCCGAATGCAAAGTGTACATCTTTCTCGTCTTTGAGAAGGTAATAAAGTTCTTGCCGAATAGCACCTCCCTGCATAGAAATTTCAAGCCAGAAATTATACATGTAGAAGGAGATCTAACATGGCACATTTCTATATGAAGTTCAGACTCAAATTCATTAAACTACAATTGTTACTTCCAGTTTAACATTACAGAACAGACAGGAAAATTGCTATGGCATCAGAGTACATATTGAAAAGAACCATGGGTGTTATTCCCTCTTCTCTAATCTGCACTTGAAATCAGATATATCTGCATATACAGACACATGCACATACACATCTACATCTACATCTACATATGTACACATACCAGTCTTCTGCTCCATATCACTTTCCTTTGTGCCACATCATGAATGGAACTTTTTCCTTAAATTACCATGAAGAAAGAAATTACAATTTCATCTACGAGTGCTTAAATGACGATATTTAAATATTTCCCAAGACACTTGTTAAACCTATGAATATGACACTTGTATTAAACTTATGCACATAAAAGTTTTCAGGGAACAACTAAACTTGGAACCATCTTTCAGAGAAAAGAAGTGCGTACTAATTAATATATTACTTCTCCTGAAACTGAAATGAAAAGCAGTGTTGTCAAGATGCATGCTTAGGCGTGCCTGCGCCTTAGCACTAGACAACAAAAGCGCCTCATACCCTTTCAGACAAGACCCATTTGATCAAGTGCACATGCTTTTTTGTAAGGCGATAGGCATAAAAAAAAAGCCCACCTGATTGAAGTTCtttttagtttcttttatttttcacccttctttttttttttttttctcttttcattaGATATACTTTTATTAGTAAGAAAGGGATAGCAAGGAAATCTACTTCTCAATATTTGTGTATTCAACTATAGACATGGATCATAAGGAAATCACGCATATTgacaaataacaatatatatagcACAAGACAAGGGTTCTTTTTATGCTTTGTGACTGAGACAAAACAAGGGTTCTAGCGCCTAGAGCGAGCGGTGCACCCTTGACAATATTGATAAAATACTGGCAGTAACTGCAGTCATGGAGCACCCCTGTCTGAAACTAATGTAATTGAAGGCACAAAGGAAGATCATTTAAGTTAGAAGATAATGCTGCTCTATCTGGTTTAGGATACCCTTCCTACAATAACCTAATCTTCCAAGAATGACGAGCCTAGTGCTTGATCCAACTAACTGCACTTCCTTCCACAAAACCCAATCCCTCCTCTCTGCCCTTTTCCTAATTTATTTTCCTTTGTGTCACCAGCACAGGGTGCTTGAAAAACCGAAGAAAATCTCTACACCTAGTACCTTCATTTAGTCATCTAAGCCTACATGTATAGTCACCTAAAAAATGGGCTATGGCTACAATACAAGATGGCTTTGAAGGTTACTGAGaaaaaaaacagaaaaagaaaaataatcatcTATCTCCGAACAAATAATAGAACCTAGAAGAAAATTAGCATACTGAGAACTTCAAGTTACTGTAAAGTGATAAAAGCATAATACACGTACCAAAATTAACCTATTGGCCTTTGATGTTTACATTGCTCAACAATCACTTAAGAAGTTAAATGTGCATCAAGACTACTTTCATATGTCCATGTACATAGTAGCAGTTTCCATCATAAGTCAACACGACAAAAAGCAACAGACATGTAGATAATTAAATTCATAAAGGGAAGGAAACTTACATCTTTCCTGTATATAGCTCCTTGGAAAAAGACTAATATTGGGCGTTTGTCAAATGGAGCTGAGTCAGCACTCGGAATCGTCCTCACGACATGCCTATAAGGAGCAATTATATCCTTCTCAATGTTTGCTATTTCAGAAGGGTATCTACCGAAATCCGCAAGCACAAACATTGCAGAGCCAAGTTTCCCTCTTGCATCCAACATGCTATTTGGATGGTGAGCCACAATTACATGGTCCTTCCCCCCAAATCGCTTCCATTCATTCTGCGCAGTCAGGAACTTAACTAATTTATTCTGCAACATTTTATTAACactaactttctcctttcctcgaACCTTGGAATGCCGATTGTAACTAAGAGATGCAAAGAATGGCACAAAGATTAGGTCTGCTTGGCTCGAGTTAGTGACTCTGATTGCAGCGCAAGGTCTGACCACATTCGGTATGTTCGAAGATAGAAGATCTAGGGTAAGCCAGTACTCGATGCTATGTTGCAGATTCAAACCTCCAGGGTATGACGGAATTCTACTCGGGTCGTTTACCTCAGGCCACACTTGATTCAATTTTCCTTTCCAACCCAGTAACCCAAAGTGAAATTCAGAAGGCAAGTCATACATATATACCCTTAAAAGAGCCTGATTGGTGTCACAGGACTCAATAGTTGGGTGCCGGTAAGCGCACATTTTCTTCCTGTAACCGGACTTATGACAACTAGAATCCCCACTTCTTACCAGTGTTTGAGCATCAACTTTTGAGGACTCAGTTGAGAAGAAGGGTAACTTTAGCTCATTTTTAACATTTGATTTCAAATAAACCGTGCCATTGGCAAGAATTAATTTGAAAACAGAGTGAGGTATAAGAGATGAATTGCCAAATTGCAAAAGGAACACAGAAGAAAGGATCAAAAGAAGCATGGAAATGGTTATAATACAGAAAAGAAACCTTGAGGGAAAGATGCCTTTTTCAGACATTGATGATAACATCTAGAAAAACCAAGCTatgtaataaattaaaaaaaaaaaaaccaaaacggCAACCAATAATACACTTATTGCTCTTGGTCAGCACGAAATTGGGGGCTAAGCCCGAAACCCGATTTCTTTGtttaaaaccctaaacttgaGTTGATGGAagctttttttttcatgaaaatttcaagtaCCAAAAAGATCAGCTTTCTTGACACATCCTGAGCCACCAATCCGAGGAAAAATATTCCTTTCCCCTAAAGGTTTTTACAGATTAAGTTCTTTATGTACTTATTAAATGCACAAAATCTCGTAACTTTCAGatttcagaaaagaaaagaaaaaaaaaagaaaggaaaaacccATAAGCTTCTTCACTCTTTGGATTCCTCCTCAATAAAAAATACCATTAATCTGCAACACGCCaataagggaagaaaaaaaattatcaaatatgaGCAGCTAAAACTTCAAAAGAAGATCCCAGAAAACAAAAATACTAAAATCTATTTAaaagaaaccaaaaaaaaaaaaagaaagtaaacTTGCATGAAGAAAATCGGAAGTTTATCATCGGGGCATGGAAGTTAGATAATTTGCAGAAATGGGTGGCCGgcaaattgcaagaaaaatgaaaaagaaaaaagaggtaCCTTAGAGGGATGAATGGTTCTTTTGGGAAACTGTGTAAAGAAACCGAGTGTAAGGGAAGGCAATGGTGTTTAACTAAAACAGTCAATTTACTACCTTTTACTTAGCAGATTTTAAGATTTGTTGCTGAAGTTAACTGCCATAATTTTACATAGTTAAGAAAATAGTGTCGTATGGTAACTACATTTGTAGCTGTCAACGACTTAGATGGAAAGAGAGAAAAAACAGAAGAGGAATCACAACACTTTCTTTGTCTATGTTTgtccttttttatttcttttattatcattttactaTAAAGGGTAAATTTGTTACCATTTTTTAGGTCAATCTTTATTATTAATCCAACACTATACATAAGTTTTAGATTTAGTAttaattatctatttttaaaaataacaattaaatttattaagttaaaatttactattaattatatattatgtgtaaattatggatttaattttattatttaatttaataattttagtaaagTTGAGAAAAATAAATCAACaaataaaaacataccaaaattaaaatatttggaaGATTTATAAAATACAAGTTTAAAAATTATGGTTATCtaattaatttcttttaatttgcattagatcaaaaataatttttcaagacGTTTTAAAATGACACAAAAGATCACagtaaatcaaattttaaattttcgtaCAATATAAAAACAGTACTTTTATCTGTGCAATTTTAAATATCACGAAAAGTTTATATTTCCTTACTCTTATAAGCGTAACGTTGACTAATCAAAATGTCacaaaatgtttatttattttgtgatATTTAAAAGTTACGAAAATTTGAACTAAAAACATCACCAAGGAAATATTTATAGTTATTTTTA
Above is a genomic segment from Gossypium arboreum isolate Shixiya-1 chromosome 8, ASM2569848v2, whole genome shotgun sequence containing:
- the LOC108467238 gene encoding probable arabinosyltransferase ARAD1, whose protein sequence is MLSSMSEKGIFPSRFLFCIITISMLLLILSSVFLLQFGNSSLIPHSVFKLILANGTVYLKSNVKNELKLPFFSTESSKVDAQTLVRSGDSSCHKSGYRKKMCAYRHPTIESCDTNQALLRVYMYDLPSEFHFGLLGWKGKLNQVWPEVNDPSRIPSYPGGLNLQHSIEYWLTLDLLSSNIPNVVRPCAAIRVTNSSQADLIFVPFFASLSYNRHSKVRGKEKVSVNKMLQNKLVKFLTAQNEWKRFGGKDHVIVAHHPNSMLDARGKLGSAMFVLADFGRYPSEIANIEKDIIAPYRHVVRTIPSADSAPFDKRPILVFFQGAIYRKDGGAIRQELYYLLKDEKDVHFAFGTIQGNGVNQAGHGMASSKFCLNIAGDTPSSNRLFDAIVSNCVPVIVSDEIELPFEDVIDYSEICIFIRASDVVKKGYLLNLLRGISRDQWTKMWEKLKETVRHFQYQYPSQPCDAVDMIWEAVARKVPMVQLKTHRENRYRRSKRIK